In the genome of Triticum urartu cultivar G1812 chromosome 5, Tu2.1, whole genome shotgun sequence, one region contains:
- the LOC125506093 gene encoding zinc finger A20 and AN1 domain-containing stress-associated protein 7-like: MAHHASATTAQKRKCPDGETAGMCAGGCGFFGAAATGNMCSKCYKDHLLAASTAPPEKKAKMAVSVASADAAVEVEPSVASAKLPAVRASRCAACRKKVGLLGFLCRCEGTFCSVHRYSDKHDCGFDYKTAGQERIAKHNPVVVADKMTGRI, from the coding sequence ATGGCGCACCACGCATCGGCGACTACGGCGCAGAAGCGGAAGTGTCCCGACGGGGAGACGGCCGGCATGTGCGCCGGCGGCTGCGGCTTCTTCGGCGCGGCCGCCACCGGCAACATGTGCTCCAAGTGCTACAAGGATCACCTTCTCGCCGCCTCGACCGCGCctccggagaagaaggccaagatgGCCGTCTCCGTCGCGTCAGCCGATGCTGCAGTCGAGGTCGAACCCTCCGTGGCGTCCGCGAAGCTGCCGGCGGTGAGGGCGAGCCGGTGCGCGGCGTGCCGCAAGAAGGTGGGGTTGCTGGGGTTCCTGTGCCGCTGCGAGGGCACCTTCTGCAGCGTCCACCGCTACTCGGACAAGCACGACTGCGGATTCGACTACAAGACCGCCGGTCAGGAGCGAATCGCCAAGCACAACCCGGTCGTGGTCGCGGACAAGATGACCGGAAGGATCTGA